From the Manihot esculenta cultivar AM560-2 chromosome 3, M.esculenta_v8, whole genome shotgun sequence genome, one window contains:
- the LOC110611637 gene encoding stigma-specific STIG1-like protein 1, protein MPLPNSLYKDLSLHDSSRHHPQALSISQHSASHLSHNMKLLLKAFFIIVVAVMALAISAAALTLEEEQDQEGADMDYGDETSEFSAEHRFGRILIQRKRKARARMSCKKFPRIGHAKGSPGPYCCKKKCVNVLRDRFNCGACGKKCKYNQICCNGKCVNPSFNRRHCGGCNNKCKNGSFCAFGLCNYA, encoded by the coding sequence ATGCCATTGCCAAACTCTCTATATAAAGATTTATCTCTTCACGACAGTTCTCGCCATCACCCGCAAGCTCTCTCTATTTCTCAACACTCAGCCTCTCATCTCTCGCACAATATGAAGCTGTTACTGAAGGCCTTCTTTATTATTGTAGTTGCTGTCATGGCTCTAGCCATTAGTGCTGCTGCATTAACACTCGAAGAAGAGCAAGATCAAGAAGGTGCTGACATGGATTATGGAGACGAAACATCTGAATTTAGTGCAGAACATAGATTTGGTCGTATTCTTAttcaaaggaaaagaaaagcacGTGCTCGCATGAGTTGTAAAAAATTCCCTAGGATTGGCCATGCAAAGGGAAGTCCAGGGCCTTATTGTTGCAAGAAGAAGTGTGTGAATGTTTTAAGGGATCGCTTTAACTGTGGAGCCTGTGGGAAGAAATGCAAATACAATCAGATATGTTGCAATGGGAAATGTGTTAACCCTTCTTTTAATAGAAGACACTGTGGGGGTTGCAACAACAAATGTAAAAATGGAAGCTTTTGTGCTTTTGGTCTTTGCAATTATGCTTAA
- the LOC110610290 gene encoding stigma-specific STIG1-like protein 1 yields MKLSKVFLILVVVLALVLSIAALPQEQEAAAAADDDGDVGYELTELSDETADFSSERGFGRILAQKKRKSRRITCNKFPRICRSKGSPGPFCCKKKCVNVLTDRFNCGACGKKCKYNQICCNGKCVNPTFNRKHCGGCNNRCKNGGFCAFGLCNYA; encoded by the coding sequence ATGAAGCTTTCAAAGGTTTTCTTGATTCTTGTCGTTGTCCTCGCTCTGGTCCTCAGCATTGCTGCATTACCACAAGAGCAAgaagctgctgctgctgctgatgATGATGGTGATGTGGGTTATGAGTTGACTGAACTGTCTGACGAAACAGCCGACTTTAGTTCTGAACGTGGATTCGGTCGCATTCTTgctcaaaagaaaagaaaatctcGTCGTATTACATGCAACAAGTTTCCTAGAATTTGTCGATCCAAGGGAAGTCCAGGGCCTTTTTGCTGTAAGAAGAAGTGTGTAAATGTTTTGACAGATCGGTTCAACTGTGGAGCTTGTGGGAAGAAATGCAAGTATAACCAAATTTGCTGCAATGGCAAGTGTGTGAACCCAACTTTCAATAGGAAACACTGTGGGGGTTGCAATAATAGGTGTAAAAATGGAGGCTTTTGTGCTTTTGGTCTTTGCAATTATGCATAG